Proteins from a single region of Dyadobacter fanqingshengii:
- a CDS encoding SusC/RagA family TonB-linked outer membrane protein: protein MILKNLRLILLLGALAFTSTVARAQDNISGIVKDETGQGLPGATVVEKGSSKYVQTDLDGKFSIPAAKEFPFTIQVNITGFQQQEIEIYELPTDLVEIVLKTANLLDEVVVIGYGEQKRKDITGSIASVPLEIKSQPVASVERLLQGSVAGAVVTQTSGQPGGGVSVQIRGNNSITAGSDPLYVIDGFPINNDYSLSDAGVTDGSKINPLSSLSTADVESIDVLKDASATAIYGSRGANGVVIITTKSGSKDKSSIHYDAFYGTQEVIRTIPLLNAGQWWALRKDAAANSGKTASIPNISGFSLDTTGAGTDWQDAAFRKASQQSHNLSILSGSEKTRLAVSGNYFKQNGILQNTDFRRFSARVNLDHQYNERFRIFASLNASNTKANVAPTAIVGNLLQTPPALPIYQDNGGFVVNSPFESALQNPINSLYNQLNETITNRFLGNISGEYTITDGLKAKVLIGADVVGNKQNRYLPSTTAEGQALSGNALVGSIFTTNWLNENTLSYDKDINDKNRINAVVGFTAQTSQSKGAIAEAAGFATDAFEYNNLATGITNIAPRSVASAWSLASYLGRVNYIFDDRYLLTFTLRADGSSRFGEGNKWGYFPSAAFGWNLNNEKFFQQFKKISLLKLRVSAGSTGNQSIPPYQSLSQLAYFRYNFSNTTISGYAPNTVPNPNLGWEKTFQVDAGIDLGLFKNRISIIADYYYKRTTDLLLTRTVAGTSGLSDFYNGQASVVYQNIGEVSNQGVELYINSQNTTGAFKWNTIFIFAKNTNKILSLGENVSQIIPVISAPSIAKVGSPLGSFIVYKTDGIIQQGDQALTPQQNKSPGGQKYKDINGDGVITQAGDRVVIDNQPGFTTGLTNTFNYKGFDLTVFFQASIGGKLYNANRANLELGTGYVNASDVMLNRWTPSNTDTDVKAAFQDPAITISDRFIEDATYYRLKNLSIGYNLPKSALSKLGIDALRIYFSAQNLVTWTNYTGYDPEVSLNGQSLINKGVDQGVYPNNKSYQVGLSLSF, encoded by the coding sequence ATGATTCTTAAAAACTTACGCCTGATCCTGCTATTGGGGGCCCTGGCTTTTACTTCCACTGTGGCAAGAGCCCAAGACAATATCAGCGGGATTGTAAAGGACGAAACCGGACAAGGACTACCCGGAGCCACCGTTGTCGAAAAAGGCAGTTCCAAATATGTGCAAACTGACCTGGACGGCAAGTTCAGCATTCCGGCAGCGAAGGAATTTCCGTTTACCATTCAGGTTAACATTACCGGCTTTCAGCAGCAGGAGATCGAGATCTATGAACTGCCCACAGACCTGGTTGAAATCGTTCTGAAAACGGCCAACCTGCTCGATGAGGTGGTTGTTATCGGTTACGGGGAACAAAAAAGAAAGGATATCACAGGCTCCATTGCCTCTGTTCCACTGGAAATAAAAAGCCAGCCGGTGGCGTCCGTCGAGCGGCTGCTTCAGGGGTCCGTGGCTGGCGCGGTGGTAACCCAGACTTCGGGGCAACCCGGCGGGGGCGTTAGCGTGCAGATCCGGGGAAATAACTCCATTACTGCCGGTAGCGATCCGCTTTATGTGATTGACGGTTTTCCGATCAACAACGATTACAGCCTTAGTGATGCGGGCGTTACCGACGGCTCGAAAATCAATCCCTTATCATCATTGAGCACGGCGGATGTAGAAAGCATTGATGTGCTTAAAGACGCTTCTGCAACGGCAATTTACGGGTCACGCGGTGCAAATGGTGTGGTTATTATCACAACAAAAAGCGGTTCGAAAGACAAATCGTCCATTCATTACGACGCTTTTTACGGCACCCAGGAGGTTATCCGCACCATCCCGCTTCTGAACGCCGGACAATGGTGGGCGCTTCGCAAAGATGCTGCTGCCAATTCGGGCAAGACGGCTTCTATCCCTAATATCAGCGGATTCTCGCTGGATACAACCGGTGCCGGAACCGACTGGCAGGATGCGGCTTTCAGAAAGGCGTCTCAGCAAAGTCATAATCTGTCTATTCTTTCTGGCTCAGAGAAAACCAGGCTGGCCGTTTCAGGTAATTATTTCAAACAGAACGGTATCCTGCAAAACACGGATTTCAGGCGGTTTTCGGCCCGGGTAAACCTGGATCATCAGTATAATGAACGTTTCCGGATTTTTGCAAGCCTGAATGCCAGCAATACCAAGGCCAATGTGGCTCCCACAGCCATTGTAGGTAATTTATTGCAAACGCCGCCTGCATTGCCTATTTATCAGGACAATGGCGGCTTTGTCGTAAACAGCCCCTTTGAATCAGCGCTTCAAAACCCGATCAACTCGCTTTATAATCAGCTCAATGAGACCATTACCAACCGTTTTCTGGGTAATATTTCGGGAGAATACACCATTACCGACGGTTTGAAGGCAAAGGTGCTGATCGGTGCGGATGTGGTTGGCAATAAACAGAACCGCTATTTGCCAAGCACCACAGCCGAAGGTCAGGCATTGAGCGGTAATGCGCTTGTTGGGTCGATATTTACTACTAACTGGCTTAATGAGAACACATTAAGCTATGACAAAGACATTAATGATAAAAACAGGATCAATGCTGTGGTTGGCTTCACTGCTCAGACATCCCAGTCGAAAGGGGCCATTGCGGAGGCTGCCGGCTTTGCAACCGATGCATTTGAATACAACAACCTGGCCACGGGGATTACCAACATTGCGCCGCGCTCGGTGGCCAGTGCCTGGTCACTGGCCTCTTACCTGGGACGCGTCAACTACATTTTTGATGACCGTTACCTGTTAACTTTCACGCTTCGTGCGGATGGATCGTCGCGTTTTGGTGAAGGAAACAAATGGGGATATTTCCCATCCGCCGCTTTTGGATGGAATTTAAACAACGAAAAGTTCTTTCAGCAGTTCAAAAAGATCAGCCTGCTCAAACTGAGGGTAAGCGCCGGATCGACTGGTAACCAGAGCATTCCTCCTTACCAATCGCTATCACAGCTGGCCTACTTTCGCTACAATTTTTCCAACACCACCATTTCAGGTTATGCGCCCAATACAGTGCCTAACCCCAATCTGGGCTGGGAGAAAACATTTCAGGTTGATGCCGGGATCGATTTAGGTTTGTTCAAAAACCGCATCAGCATTATTGCCGATTATTATTACAAAAGGACAACGGATCTGCTTCTGACAAGAACGGTTGCAGGAACTTCGGGACTTTCCGATTTTTACAACGGGCAAGCTTCCGTGGTTTACCAGAACATTGGCGAAGTGAGTAACCAGGGTGTCGAATTGTATATCAATTCGCAAAACACTACGGGTGCTTTCAAGTGGAATACGATCTTCATTTTTGCTAAAAACACCAACAAGATCCTGAGCCTGGGCGAGAATGTGAGCCAGATCATTCCGGTGATATCTGCGCCTTCCATTGCCAAAGTAGGTTCGCCGCTGGGTTCTTTCATCGTTTACAAAACCGATGGGATCATTCAGCAGGGAGATCAGGCACTTACCCCGCAGCAAAACAAAAGTCCGGGCGGCCAGAAATACAAGGATATCAATGGCGACGGGGTTATAACCCAGGCAGGAGACAGGGTAGTGATTGATAATCAGCCCGGTTTTACAACAGGTCTTACCAATACATTCAATTACAAAGGCTTCGATCTGACCGTATTCTTCCAGGCTTCAATAGGCGGAAAGCTTTATAATGCCAACCGCGCCAACCTTGAACTGGGTACGGGTTATGTAAATGCATCTGATGTAATGCTTAACCGCTGGACACCTTCGAACACCGACACAGATGTGAAGGCTGCATTCCAAGATCCTGCCATTACCATCTCTGACCGCTTCATCGAAGATGCCACTTACTACCGTCTGAAAAACCTTTCTATCGGCTATAATCTACCCAAATCGGCGCTATCCAAATTGGGTATAGACGCGCTGCGCATTTATTTTTCTGCGCAAAACCTGGTTACATGGACGAATTATACAGGATATGATCCGGAAGTGAGCCTTAATGGTCAGTCGCTGATCAACAAAGGCGTCGATCAAGGTGTGTATCCTAATAACAAATCCTATCAGGTCGGTCTTTCTCTGTCATTTTAA
- a CDS encoding sterol desaturase family protein encodes MKIEQHVTQKIWRDAFVSILLYLAPIALMFITFYLTDHKPWAISNGLPFKVPGFIEGVFENLSSWGLPVIILAIGVVEFAAGLYETKWTKNERILDIACFVVPKIIIRPVVAYYSLQLLPQWLPGAKDSFSWVPFWWAFAIIAVADDLTQYWYHRLHHQVPWLWRFHRTHHSAPYMGMAMAGRQNIIYTIFFSQTYLTVALTYMGLGYAALFVKVVKSLIVTGAHSSIPWDKPFYQIKWLNPIGWVLERFISTPATHYAHHADTTDDGIGHYKGNFGNMFFLWDIIFGTGIITRRYPSSFGIKHYKEEEWYAQFLWPIFKSKKEGSELSADGPMVGDQVPVKQIHIEPLLETKVAS; translated from the coding sequence ATGAAAATTGAACAGCATGTTACGCAAAAAATATGGCGTGATGCATTCGTCAGTATCTTACTTTATCTGGCGCCAATCGCGCTGATGTTCATTACCTTTTATCTGACTGATCACAAACCCTGGGCAATCAGCAATGGTTTACCATTTAAAGTGCCCGGATTTATCGAAGGCGTTTTTGAAAACCTGAGCTCCTGGGGTTTGCCCGTAATCATTCTGGCCATTGGCGTTGTCGAATTCGCTGCCGGACTTTACGAGACCAAATGGACCAAAAATGAGCGGATACTGGACATTGCCTGCTTTGTGGTGCCCAAGATTATTATCCGCCCCGTCGTAGCTTATTATAGCTTGCAATTGTTGCCACAATGGCTTCCCGGTGCGAAGGACAGCTTTTCATGGGTTCCGTTTTGGTGGGCTTTTGCCATTATTGCGGTTGCGGATGACCTTACGCAATACTGGTATCACCGCCTGCATCATCAGGTGCCCTGGTTATGGCGCTTTCACCGCACCCACCACAGCGCGCCTTACATGGGCATGGCCATGGCGGGAAGACAAAACATCATTTACACCATTTTCTTTTCCCAAACTTACCTGACCGTGGCGCTCACCTATATGGGCCTGGGTTATGCTGCATTGTTTGTGAAGGTTGTTAAATCCCTGATCGTCACCGGAGCACATTCAAGCATTCCCTGGGACAAGCCATTTTATCAGATCAAATGGCTCAACCCAATCGGCTGGGTGCTGGAAAGGTTTATCTCAACACCAGCCACACACTATGCACACCATGCAGATACGACGGACGATGGCATAGGACATTACAAAGGCAATTTTGGAAATATGTTCTTCCTATGGGATATCATCTTTGGAACCGGCATTATCACCCGTCGTTATCCGAGCTCTTTTGGCATCAAGCATTATAAAGAAGAGGAATGGTACGCGCAGTTTTTATGGCCCATTTTCAAATCCAAAAAGGAGGGAAGCGAGCTTTCTGCCGACGGCCCGATGGTTGGCGACCAGGTTCCTGTTAAACAAATTCACATAGAGCCGCTTTTAGAAACGAAAGTAGCCAGTTAG
- a CDS encoding T9SS type A sorting domain-containing protein, with amino-acid sequence MVHFTDIYVRAFYTTLFYFMTQCAHVYAQDCQPAYILNPVTANNTIEWGKFPEFSLPFKIIYNATRFGDTQSQPLKHGFSHLATFSGPEPGSLTNANRALIWYGVATSSGNQPWADNALRSPWGNDTVAYRNFWDNYAETAKGYDIICMDIERMQREDRDILALKSNSKIPQNYRNLSDADFLATYKRDMRWWYTEAANRLKLKGVKAPLSSYSDVPVRNTWLNITANSWQDWTTNADRTHYLVQDNAGKIGGSFYNAQQFLTPSPYFYYGYDNPIGKDYLSYLLFNIEVNRAWSDKPIIPFVWMRIHDSYDPNTPLIAPFVAEATAIFPFFSGANGLWLWENPGFPGNRQENYASYERFIYGLYRLSAFKDMFEGNYELVIPRSARDLMEQQSPIWRGVVKGSNILIAAQNPYAADNAETEIVVSHQKWLRSIKLKGKEVFLCKFDLNDSVNSTEPHLSDAFVYANPVEFEMNVVLNGMNGVTDVAFSLLNTKGQVVLEKQLKAIAGETRERINLPHLTAGIYFARFKTEHRTITKKVVIHQ; translated from the coding sequence ATGGTTCATTTTACCGATATATATGTGAGAGCTTTTTACACCACTTTATTTTATTTCATGACCCAATGTGCGCACGTCTATGCGCAGGATTGCCAGCCAGCTTATATACTAAACCCGGTCACGGCCAACAACACGATCGAATGGGGCAAGTTCCCCGAATTTAGCCTGCCCTTTAAGATCATTTATAATGCTACACGCTTTGGCGATACGCAGTCCCAGCCGCTCAAACACGGTTTTAGCCACCTTGCAACATTCTCCGGACCCGAGCCCGGATCCTTAACGAATGCCAACCGGGCATTGATCTGGTACGGCGTCGCAACATCGAGCGGAAACCAGCCCTGGGCGGATAATGCACTGCGCAGCCCCTGGGGAAATGACACTGTGGCTTATCGTAATTTTTGGGACAATTACGCCGAAACAGCAAAAGGTTACGACATCATTTGCATGGACATTGAGCGCATGCAACGTGAGGACCGCGATATTCTCGCATTAAAATCCAATAGCAAGATCCCCCAAAATTACCGCAATTTATCGGACGCAGATTTTTTGGCAACCTATAAAAGGGATATGAGGTGGTGGTACACCGAGGCGGCCAACAGGCTGAAATTGAAGGGAGTTAAAGCCCCATTGAGCAGTTACAGCGATGTTCCGGTGCGCAACACGTGGTTGAACATTACTGCCAACAGCTGGCAGGACTGGACCACCAATGCTGACCGCACCCATTACCTGGTCCAGGATAATGCAGGCAAGATCGGCGGCAGCTTTTACAATGCGCAACAATTTCTGACGCCCTCTCCTTATTTTTATTATGGCTACGATAACCCGATTGGAAAGGATTATCTGTCGTATCTTCTTTTCAACATTGAAGTCAACCGCGCCTGGAGTGATAAGCCTATCATTCCTTTTGTATGGATGCGTATTCATGACAGTTACGATCCCAACACGCCACTGATTGCCCCGTTTGTAGCAGAAGCAACCGCCATCTTCCCCTTTTTCTCGGGAGCCAATGGTTTATGGCTTTGGGAAAATCCCGGTTTCCCAGGTAACCGCCAGGAAAATTATGCGTCTTATGAGCGATTTATCTATGGACTTTACCGGCTATCAGCTTTCAAAGATATGTTTGAAGGGAATTATGAACTTGTCATTCCACGGTCTGCCCGCGACTTAATGGAGCAGCAAAGCCCGATCTGGCGCGGCGTGGTAAAAGGAAGCAACATTCTTATCGCCGCGCAAAACCCTTATGCTGCAGATAATGCTGAAACTGAGATCGTCGTTTCCCATCAGAAATGGCTCAGAAGTATCAAGTTGAAAGGCAAAGAAGTTTTCCTTTGCAAATTCGATCTGAATGATTCCGTCAATTCCACCGAGCCGCACCTTTCCGATGCTTTTGTTTATGCCAATCCGGTTGAGTTTGAAATGAATGTAGTGCTAAATGGCATGAATGGCGTTACCGATGTAGCATTCTCTCTTTTAAATACAAAAGGGCAGGTTGTGCTGGAAAAACAGCTAAAAGCCATCGCCGGTGAAACGCGCGAGCGGATCAATTTGCCCCATTTAACTGCTGGCATATATTTTGCGCGTTTTAAGACCGAACACAGGACCATTACCAAAAAAGTGGTCATTCATCAATAG
- a CDS encoding thioredoxin domain-containing protein: protein MNRLSQQTSPYLLQHAHNPVDWFPWGEEALSKAKTENKPILVSIGYSACHWCHVMERECFEKESIAEVMNAHFVCIKVDREERPDVDAVYMDAVQAMGVRGGWPLNVFLLPDSRPFYGVTYLPPQNWVQLMKSIDNAFQKHYDELAGSAEGFVQNMLVSDTEKYGLVTGNGDYVISELDIMFEKLQLNFDTEKGGMDRAPKFPMPSIYKFLLRYFDISQNPQALAQLELSLDRIALGGIYDHVGGGWARYSVDDEWFIPHFEKMLYDNAQLLSIYAEAYSLTRNPLYEDRLLNTIQWLQNEMRNEQGGFYSALDADSEGVEGKFYIWTKAELQQILGEDFEWFAKLYNVSEHGNWEDGHNHLHLTNTVLQTASALKLNVADLEAKYRAALKKLGEKRAGRIRPGLDDKTLTSWNGLLIKGLADSYRALGHEYIREMAVSAGAFIRDNMIVGNKLMHSYKNGRATVTGFLEDYAAVTEAYLALYQITFDEQWITLARKLADYTIDNFYDQKEGFFYFTDIYGETLITRKKELFDNVIPSSNSIMAHNLYLLGMMLDEDEYARISDTMLSKMSKVLLADVQWVTNWAALYCMRASPTAEIIIVGADADDMRKDFDRFFVPNKLVMGTITRSDLPLLKSRTDINGKTAIYVCYDKTCQLPVTQVEYALDQLAGA from the coding sequence ATGAACCGCCTGAGCCAGCAAACCAGCCCCTATCTACTTCAACATGCACACAATCCGGTTGACTGGTTTCCCTGGGGCGAGGAAGCATTGAGCAAAGCGAAAACTGAGAATAAGCCTATCCTGGTCAGCATTGGCTACTCGGCTTGTCACTGGTGCCATGTAATGGAACGGGAATGTTTTGAAAAAGAGAGCATTGCGGAGGTCATGAACGCGCATTTCGTTTGCATTAAGGTGGATCGTGAGGAGCGTCCCGACGTGGATGCTGTATATATGGATGCCGTGCAAGCGATGGGCGTGCGCGGCGGATGGCCGCTGAACGTTTTCCTGTTGCCCGACAGCCGGCCGTTTTACGGGGTTACATATCTGCCTCCGCAAAATTGGGTGCAGCTGATGAAGAGCATTGACAATGCATTTCAGAAACATTATGATGAGCTGGCCGGGTCTGCCGAAGGATTTGTGCAAAATATGCTGGTTTCCGACACAGAAAAGTATGGCCTCGTGACGGGAAACGGTGATTATGTAATTTCCGAGCTGGATATCATGTTTGAGAAATTGCAGCTTAATTTCGATACGGAAAAAGGCGGAATGGATCGCGCGCCGAAGTTTCCCATGCCTTCGATCTATAAATTTTTGCTGCGTTATTTTGATATAAGCCAAAATCCGCAGGCACTTGCCCAGCTGGAATTATCCCTGGACCGCATTGCTTTGGGTGGGATTTATGATCACGTTGGCGGCGGATGGGCCAGATATTCTGTTGATGATGAATGGTTTATCCCACATTTTGAAAAAATGCTCTATGATAATGCGCAGCTGCTGAGCATTTATGCCGAGGCTTATTCACTGACCAGAAATCCGCTGTATGAAGATCGCCTATTGAACACAATTCAATGGCTGCAAAACGAGATGCGCAATGAGCAAGGCGGTTTTTACTCTGCGCTGGATGCGGATAGCGAGGGTGTGGAGGGTAAATTTTATATTTGGACAAAAGCGGAATTGCAGCAAATCCTGGGCGAAGATTTCGAATGGTTTGCTAAACTTTATAATGTCTCCGAGCACGGCAACTGGGAAGATGGCCACAATCATTTGCATTTGACCAATACGGTACTGCAAACCGCCAGTGCGTTAAAGCTCAATGTGGCCGATCTTGAAGCGAAATATAGGGCAGCCCTCAAAAAACTGGGCGAAAAGAGAGCAGGACGCATCCGGCCAGGATTGGATGACAAAACGCTTACATCCTGGAACGGACTGCTGATCAAGGGGCTGGCTGATTCCTACCGGGCCTTGGGCCATGAATATATTCGTGAAATGGCTGTTTCGGCAGGCGCATTTATCCGCGACAATATGATCGTGGGCAATAAGCTCATGCACAGTTATAAGAACGGGCGGGCGACTGTGACGGGCTTTTTAGAGGATTATGCGGCAGTCACCGAGGCATACCTGGCGCTTTACCAGATTACTTTCGATGAACAGTGGATCACGCTTGCCAGAAAGCTGGCCGACTACACGATCGACAATTTTTACGACCAGAAAGAAGGCTTTTTTTACTTCACCGACATTTACGGAGAAACGCTCATTACCCGCAAAAAAGAACTTTTCGATAATGTGATTCCATCTTCAAACTCCATCATGGCGCATAATCTTTATCTGCTGGGTATGATGCTCGACGAGGATGAATACGCCAGGATTTCGGACACAATGCTTTCCAAAATGAGCAAGGTCCTTCTGGCAGACGTCCAATGGGTTACAAACTGGGCAGCACTATACTGTATGAGAGCCTCACCAACCGCTGAAATCATCATTGTAGGCGCAGACGCGGACGATATGCGCAAAGATTTCGACCGCTTCTTCGTGCCCAACAAACTGGTAATGGGAACAATCACCCGCTCCGATCTCCCTCTCTTAAAAAGTCGCACAGACATCAATGGCAAAACGGCCATTTACGTGTGTTACGATAAAACCTGCCAACTGCCGGTAACGCAAGTGGAATATGCACTGGATCAGCTGGCGGGTGCTTGA
- a CDS encoding RagB/SusD family nutrient uptake outer membrane protein translates to MKIFKYIPIVFLSLGLSSCSEFLKEEPEAFLSEEQYYKTQTDAINAVNAVYFFLNSGGSSVQTPYNTLFNTGMNMAGDDEDPGPGATNPDVRSLSVLAHSATNLRIYEIWQQHYAAIKKANVVLEKIPAIEFDNALKERLLGEAKFLRALYYFNLVRLYGDIPLIKEYQKSVDPAGYEIAKSPSGEVYASIEKDLIEAAAVLPASYASPNVGRATSGAAKAILAKVYLTKASLPLNVTAHYKDAVATAEQVLSPADGGTGAYGYDLVSNYAEVFLPAFKNNKEHIFSAQFKSNSLNQGNAETPRAILSGIPGLNGNYAHMVRFYTNGEDKSFSIYKLFKPQDKRRNVTFVRSFTSPANGRVYALPIVNPAVPNDSTPFWGKWWDPASTAVTNQSAANVPIIRYAELLLIHAEAENEANGPTARAYKSLNRIRARAGLPNLTAGLSKDQFRDSLYLDRRLEVVYEYQRWFDLIRQKDGSGKSTFVANLVKVGKTNAADKHRLYPLPQSEIDNNKLLVQNPGFE, encoded by the coding sequence ATGAAAATCTTTAAATATATTCCGATTGTCTTCCTGTCACTAGGCTTGTCCTCGTGCTCGGAATTTTTGAAAGAGGAGCCGGAAGCCTTTCTTTCCGAGGAGCAGTATTACAAAACCCAGACCGATGCGATCAACGCGGTGAATGCAGTTTATTTCTTTCTTAATTCAGGGGGCAGCTCGGTGCAGACGCCTTATAACACGCTTTTTAACACGGGAATGAACATGGCCGGTGACGATGAGGATCCGGGGCCAGGCGCTACAAACCCGGACGTGCGCTCATTGTCGGTTCTGGCGCACTCTGCAACCAACCTGCGCATTTATGAGATCTGGCAGCAGCATTATGCGGCTATTAAAAAGGCCAATGTAGTTTTGGAAAAAATCCCCGCCATTGAATTTGATAATGCTTTAAAAGAGCGTCTCCTGGGCGAAGCCAAATTCTTACGGGCGCTTTATTACTTTAATCTGGTGCGGCTCTACGGCGATATACCACTGATCAAGGAATACCAGAAGTCGGTTGATCCGGCGGGATATGAAATAGCTAAATCTCCTTCTGGCGAGGTTTATGCCAGCATTGAGAAAGATCTGATCGAGGCAGCTGCGGTTCTTCCTGCGTCTTATGCGTCCCCTAATGTCGGCAGGGCCACTTCGGGGGCCGCCAAAGCGATCCTTGCAAAAGTTTATCTTACCAAAGCCTCTTTGCCATTGAATGTTACAGCGCATTATAAGGACGCCGTTGCAACGGCTGAGCAAGTGCTTTCACCGGCGGATGGCGGCACGGGCGCTTATGGCTATGACCTTGTGTCCAACTATGCAGAGGTATTTTTGCCAGCTTTTAAAAACAATAAAGAGCACATTTTCTCAGCCCAGTTCAAGTCAAACTCGCTTAATCAGGGCAATGCTGAGACCCCGCGCGCCATCCTGTCTGGGATTCCCGGCCTGAATGGCAATTACGCGCATATGGTTCGGTTTTATACCAATGGCGAAGACAAATCATTTAGCATTTACAAACTTTTCAAGCCGCAGGATAAGCGAAGAAACGTCACTTTTGTGAGAAGCTTTACCAGCCCGGCCAATGGACGTGTGTATGCGTTGCCGATTGTTAACCCGGCTGTTCCTAATGATTCTACGCCGTTTTGGGGCAAATGGTGGGACCCGGCTTCGACTGCGGTTACCAATCAGTCGGCTGCTAATGTGCCCATCATCCGATATGCGGAGTTATTACTGATCCACGCCGAGGCGGAAAATGAAGCCAATGGACCAACGGCCAGAGCTTACAAATCGCTGAACCGGATAAGGGCGAGAGCTGGTTTACCCAATCTTACCGCAGGGCTTTCCAAAGACCAGTTCCGTGACTCGCTGTATCTGGACCGCCGCTTGGAAGTGGTTTATGAATATCAAAGGTGGTTTGATCTGATACGCCAGAAAGATGGCAGCGGCAAATCCACATTTGTAGCCAATCTGGTTAAGGTTGGCAAAACCAATGCTGCCGACAAGCACAGGCTTTACCCATTGCCGCAGTCGGAAATCGACAACAACAAATTGCTTGTCCAGAATCCGGGTTTTGAATAA
- a CDS encoding MFS transporter produces the protein MRKNDPKIINAWCMYDWANSVHALVIVSSIFPVYFSATALKASGTAYTDFLGFQIKSSVLFSYTVSVSFLITALLIPLCTAVADYSGKKKRFMKFFCYLGALSCMLLFFFTKDTLVPSILLFGLSLIGWSGSIVFYDSYLPEIATEDKFDSYSARGFSLGYLGSVLLLIFNLSMILAPAFYGITDKALPARISFLTVGLWWILFAQIPFKYLPAHRAAKQKSGNWIFNGFAELRKVYFNLRQQPFLAKFLSAFFIYTMGLRTVMYVATIFGATELKLPSQSLIVTVLLIQIVGIIGSFTFAWLSGKIGNIFALMVGVAIWIGICTGAYYTTEAMEFYFIACGVGMVMGGIQSLSRSTYSKLIPENIPDTASYFSFYDVTEKLAIVIGTFIYGTVEYLTGSMRNSILALLVIFVFGLILLYRIPSKKAYRYQMQDSEN, from the coding sequence ATGAGAAAGAACGACCCCAAAATTATAAATGCCTGGTGTATGTACGACTGGGCCAATTCGGTTCACGCACTTGTTATCGTATCCAGTATTTTCCCCGTTTATTTCAGCGCAACCGCATTAAAAGCATCCGGGACAGCATATACCGATTTTCTGGGTTTTCAGATCAAAAGTTCTGTACTGTTTTCCTATACGGTCTCAGTCTCCTTTCTCATCACAGCGCTCTTGATCCCCTTATGCACAGCTGTGGCCGATTATAGCGGTAAGAAGAAAAGATTTATGAAATTTTTCTGCTATCTGGGCGCTCTTAGCTGCATGCTGCTCTTTTTTTTCACCAAAGATACCCTGGTGCCTTCCATTTTGCTGTTTGGATTGAGCCTAATAGGATGGAGCGGGAGCATTGTTTTTTATGACTCCTATCTTCCCGAGATCGCCACGGAAGACAAATTCGACAGTTACAGTGCCAGAGGGTTTTCGCTGGGTTACCTGGGAAGCGTGCTGCTTTTGATTTTTAATTTGAGTATGATTTTAGCGCCCGCATTCTACGGCATCACCGATAAAGCGTTGCCTGCGCGGATTTCTTTTCTAACTGTCGGATTGTGGTGGATCCTGTTCGCACAGATCCCCTTCAAGTATTTGCCAGCCCATAGAGCCGCCAAGCAAAAGTCGGGGAACTGGATTTTTAACGGGTTTGCCGAGTTAAGGAAGGTTTATTTTAATTTGAGACAACAGCCTTTTCTGGCCAAGTTCCTGAGCGCTTTTTTTATTTACACCATGGGCCTGAGGACTGTAATGTATGTAGCAACGATCTTCGGGGCAACCGAGCTGAAACTCCCTTCACAAAGCTTGATCGTGACTGTTCTGCTGATTCAGATTGTGGGCATTATCGGCTCATTTACATTTGCATGGTTATCAGGCAAAATCGGCAATATTTTTGCATTAATGGTGGGCGTAGCCATCTGGATCGGCATTTGTACGGGCGCATATTACACGACCGAAGCCATGGAATTTTATTTTATAGCCTGCGGCGTCGGCATGGTCATGGGCGGCATCCAATCCCTTTCCCGCTCCACCTACTCCAAGCTGATCCCTGAAAACATTCCCGACACAGCTTCCTATTTCAGTTTTTACGACGTTACCGAAAAGCTCGCCATCGTCATAGGCACTTTCATTTACGGAACCGTAGAGTATCTCACAGGAAGCATGAGAAACAGCATTCTCGCACTTTTAGTAATATTTGTCTTCGGCCTTATTTTGCTTTACCGCATTCCCTCCAAAAAGGCTTATCGCTATCAAATGCAGGATAGTGAGAATTAA